The Paracoccus sp. MC1862 genome includes a window with the following:
- a CDS encoding VWA domain-containing protein, which translates to MFRPFLNTLRRHGVPVSLREWLDLMAAMQAGVAGWSVDDFYTVGRAILVKDERHIDRYDRAFAESFSGLETIPVEALVSEAALPREWLEKLAEKLLTPEEKAAVEGAGSFEALMDKLRERLAEQKGRHQGGNKWIGTAGTSPFGAYGFNPEGVRIGQDESRHRRAVKVWDKREFRDFDDTVELGTRNIKVALKRLRQWARHGAAEELDLPGTIRATADHGYIDVQTRPERRNAVKVLLFLDVGGSMDDHIRVLDELFSAARAEFRNLEHFYFHNCLYESVWRDNRRRWDQTIPTWDLLHRYGRDWKVIVVGDASMSPYEIAAPGGANEHWNPEPGELWLRRLCETWPDHVWLNPVPERHWGHTQSIGMIARIFENRMMPLTLEGLTRAMRVLG; encoded by the coding sequence ATGTTCCGCCCATTCCTCAACACGCTGCGTCGCCACGGGGTTCCGGTTTCCCTGCGGGAATGGCTGGACCTGATGGCGGCGATGCAGGCAGGCGTCGCGGGCTGGTCGGTGGACGACTTCTACACCGTCGGCCGCGCGATCCTGGTCAAGGACGAACGCCACATCGACCGCTATGACCGCGCCTTTGCGGAAAGCTTCTCAGGATTGGAAACGATCCCCGTCGAGGCTCTGGTCAGCGAGGCCGCCCTGCCCCGCGAATGGCTGGAAAAGCTGGCCGAGAAGCTGCTGACCCCTGAGGAGAAGGCCGCCGTCGAGGGCGCGGGCAGCTTCGAGGCGCTGATGGACAAGCTGCGCGAGCGGCTGGCCGAGCAGAAGGGCCGCCATCAGGGCGGCAACAAGTGGATCGGGACGGCGGGCACCTCGCCCTTCGGGGCCTACGGCTTCAACCCGGAAGGCGTGCGGATCGGGCAGGACGAAAGCCGCCACCGCCGCGCGGTCAAGGTCTGGGACAAGCGCGAGTTCCGCGACTTCGACGACACGGTGGAACTGGGCACCCGCAACATCAAGGTGGCGCTGAAGCGGCTGCGGCAATGGGCGCGGCATGGCGCGGCCGAGGAACTGGACCTGCCCGGCACCATCCGGGCCACGGCCGACCACGGCTATATCGACGTCCAGACCCGGCCCGAACGGCGCAATGCCGTCAAGGTGCTGCTGTTCCTGGACGTGGGCGGCAGCATGGACGACCACATCCGCGTGCTGGACGAACTGTTCTCGGCCGCCCGCGCCGAGTTCAGGAACCTCGAACATTTCTACTTCCACAACTGCCTTTACGAATCCGTCTGGCGCGACAACCGCCGCCGCTGGGACCAGACGATCCCGACCTGGGACCTGCTGCACCGCTATGGCCGCGACTGGAAGGTGATCGTGGTGGGCGATGCCTCGATGTCGCCCTACGAGATCGCCGCCCCCGGCGGCGCCAACGAGCACTGGAACCCCGAGCCGGGCGAACTGTGGCTGCGCCGGCTCTGCGAGACATGGCCGGATCACGTCTGGCTGAACCCGGTGCCCGAACGCCACTGGGGCCATACCCAGTCCATCGGCATGATCGCCCGCATCTTCGAGAACCGGATGATGCCGCTGACGCTGGAAGGGCTGACACGGGCGATGCGTGTTCTCGGCTAG
- a CDS encoding M48 family metallopeptidase, with translation MKLLPILLIILYAVAMWLLSAWRLRQQLTENSTPLEDPRLAAALDRLGRAMGIGRVKAHVYEIKPVNGLAAPDGRVFLTRGFLDQLDAGRVTEAELASVIAHEMGHVTHGHARRRMMDFAGQNLVRMVLATTFGRFIPFVGLWIAGLVASALAARLSREDEYEADAFAAALMVKAGFGTEPQKALLSRLDKLTGMSGRPVAWLASHPPIPRRIAAIEALERRWKLPVA, from the coding sequence ATGAAGCTGCTGCCGATCCTGCTCATCATCCTTTACGCCGTCGCCATGTGGCTGCTGTCGGCCTGGCGCCTGCGCCAGCAACTGACAGAGAACTCGACCCCGCTGGAGGACCCGCGCCTTGCGGCGGCGCTGGACAGGCTGGGCCGCGCCATGGGGATCGGGCGGGTCAAGGCGCATGTCTACGAAATCAAGCCGGTCAACGGCCTGGCCGCGCCGGATGGACGGGTGTTCCTGACGCGCGGCTTCCTCGATCAGCTTGACGCCGGGCGGGTGACGGAAGCCGAACTCGCCTCGGTGATCGCACATGAGATGGGCCATGTGACCCACGGCCATGCGCGGCGGAGGATGATGGATTTCGCCGGGCAGAACCTCGTCCGCATGGTGCTGGCCACGACCTTCGGCCGCTTCATCCCCTTTGTCGGCCTGTGGATCGCCGGCCTCGTTGCCTCGGCGCTGGCGGCCCGGCTGTCGCGCGAGGATGAATACGAGGCCGACGCCTTCGCCGCCGCGCTGATGGTCAAGGCGGGCTTCGGCACCGAACCCCAGAAGGCGCTGCTGTCACGGCTGGACAAGCTGACGGGCATGAGCGGCCGCCCGGTCGCATGGCTCGCCTCGCACCCGCCGATCCCGCGGCGGATTGCAGCTATCGAGGCGCTGGAACGCCGCTGGAAGCTGCCCGTGGCCTGA
- a CDS encoding group III truncated hemoglobin, which translates to MTIPPRFDVTSEQIARVVQTFYAAVRRHEVLGPVFARHVTDWPAHEDRIAAFWRNAILYDRGYDGNPMQVHRDAGDVRPAHFDDWLMLFDATLLRVLPRDTARAWSALAHRIGAGLRMGLRQPEGVPIMR; encoded by the coding sequence ATGACCATTCCGCCGCGCTTCGACGTCACCTCCGAACAGATTGCCCGCGTCGTCCAGACCTTCTACGCCGCCGTCCGCCGGCACGAGGTGCTGGGTCCGGTCTTCGCCCGTCATGTCACCGATTGGCCCGCGCATGAGGACCGGATCGCCGCCTTCTGGCGCAACGCGATCCTTTACGACCGGGGTTATGACGGCAATCCGATGCAGGTCCACCGGGACGCGGGCGACGTGCGCCCCGCGCATTTTGACGACTGGCTGATGCTGTTTGACGCGACGCTGCTGCGGGTGCTGCCGCGGGACACGGCGCGGGCGTGGTCGGCGCTGGCGCACCGCATCGGCGCGGGGCTGCGGATGGGCCTGCGCCAGCCCGAAGGCGTGCCGATCATGCGCTAG
- a CDS encoding cytochrome P450 codes for MIAPKPGSTEGRGGVLRYALRFRRDLLSALPARLYRAWMADFRSPLLRSVVCNDPALVRLVLQTRPRDFPKSNRLREGLAPLLGQSVFVTNGALWERQRRIIDPAFEGGRLGETLPAMWEAALAVMRRLEARAGAEIDIEPETSHAAADVIFRTLFSLPIEDETAAQVFAAFRAHQDAQPIVNLAAMVPLPPWVPRWHGRRTRRTAATIRSLIAGMVARRAAEIAAGTAPDDLATKIMTTPDPLTGEGFTSTEMVDQVAIFFLAGHETSASALGWALWLLAAAPAWQDRLAAEAREVLDRGMPDLSAVSRLKTARAVFRETMRLYPPVPMMVRETVQPECFRDRELPRGTQVVLSPWHLHRHERLWDHPDAFDPGRWETPNGRTCARSAYIPFSVGQRVCPGAGFAMIEGPLMLATICRDLRLGRGAVDPVPVARLTVRGRDGIRLRIGRR; via the coding sequence GTGATCGCCCCCAAGCCCGGCAGCACCGAGGGGCGGGGCGGCGTCCTGCGTTACGCTCTCCGCTTTCGCCGCGATCTGTTGTCGGCTCTGCCGGCGCGGCTTTACCGGGCGTGGATGGCGGATTTCCGCAGCCCCTTGCTGCGGAGCGTCGTCTGCAACGACCCGGCGCTGGTCCGGCTGGTGCTGCAGACCCGGCCGCGCGACTTTCCCAAGTCGAACCGGCTGCGCGAGGGACTGGCGCCGCTGCTGGGGCAGTCGGTCTTCGTCACGAATGGCGCCTTGTGGGAACGCCAGCGCCGCATCATCGATCCGGCCTTCGAGGGCGGGCGGCTGGGCGAAACTCTGCCGGCGATGTGGGAGGCTGCGCTGGCGGTGATGCGGCGGCTTGAGGCCCGTGCGGGTGCCGAGATCGACATCGAGCCGGAAACCAGCCATGCCGCCGCCGACGTGATCTTCCGCACCCTGTTTTCGCTGCCGATCGAGGACGAGACGGCGGCGCAGGTCTTTGCCGCCTTCCGTGCCCATCAGGACGCGCAGCCGATCGTGAACCTCGCGGCGATGGTGCCGCTGCCCCCTTGGGTGCCACGCTGGCACGGGCGGCGCACCCGGCGGACGGCGGCGACCATCCGCAGCCTCATCGCCGGGATGGTCGCGCGCCGGGCGGCCGAGATCGCAGCGGGAACCGCGCCCGACGACCTCGCCACCAAGATCATGACGACCCCCGATCCGCTGACCGGCGAAGGCTTCACCTCCACCGAAATGGTCGATCAGGTGGCGATCTTCTTCCTTGCCGGGCACGAGACCTCGGCCAGCGCGCTCGGCTGGGCGCTGTGGCTGCTGGCGGCGGCGCCCGCATGGCAGGATCGCTTGGCCGCCGAGGCGCGCGAGGTGCTGGACCGGGGGATGCCTGACCTTTCGGCAGTGTCGCGCCTCAAGACCGCCCGCGCGGTGTTCCGAGAGACGATGCGGCTTTACCCTCCGGTGCCGATGATGGTGCGGGAAACGGTGCAGCCCGAGTGCTTCCGCGACCGCGAGTTGCCGCGGGGCACGCAGGTCGTGCTGTCGCCATGGCACCTGCACCGGCATGAGCGGCTTTGGGACCACCCGGACGCCTTCGACCCCGGCCGCTGGGAGACCCCGAACGGCCGGACCTGCGCGCGTTCGGCCTATATCCCTTTCAGCGTAGGGCAGCGGGTCTGTCCGGGGGCGGGTTTCGCCATGATCGAGGGGCCGCTGATGCTGGCCACGATCTGCCGCGACCTGCGGCTGGGGCGCGGCGCGGTCGACCCGGTGCCGGTCGCCCGGCTGACCGTGCGCGGGCGCGACGGCATCCGGCTGCGGATCGGGCGGCGCTAG
- a CDS encoding YeiH family protein translates to MPQSPWAQGLSQAFPGLAVSALVAATAQFLSEHYAAPAMLMALLLGLALNFLGEEGTRTAHGVALAARMVLRLGVALLGARISVEMLVRLGWPLVLLIVTGVIATILFALGAARLFGRKWRFALLTGGAVAICGASAAMAIAAVLPRHERSERDLVFTVLSVTMLSAVAMVLYPMLSGWLGHDQRTAGVFLGGTIHDVAQVMGAGFTVGPEAGETAALVKLIRVSMLAPVVLVFSLAIRSRQSAGRGTDARPPLLPGFVVGFLALAALNSLGLIPGSLSDIAASLSRWCLLIAIAAVGIGTSLGRIREVGPSAVALLVLETLFLGGWVMTGLHLLR, encoded by the coding sequence ATGCCGCAATCCCCTTGGGCGCAGGGTCTTTCACAAGCTTTCCCGGGCCTCGCCGTCTCGGCGCTGGTGGCCGCGACGGCGCAGTTCCTGTCGGAACATTACGCCGCGCCGGCGATGCTGATGGCCCTGCTGCTGGGGCTGGCGCTGAACTTCCTGGGCGAAGAGGGCACGCGCACGGCGCATGGGGTGGCGCTGGCCGCGCGCATGGTGCTGCGGCTGGGCGTGGCGCTGCTGGGGGCGCGGATCTCGGTCGAGATGCTGGTCCGGCTGGGCTGGCCGCTGGTCCTGCTGATCGTCACCGGGGTCATCGCGACGATCCTGTTCGCGCTGGGGGCTGCGCGGCTTTTCGGGCGCAAGTGGCGCTTTGCCCTGCTGACGGGCGGCGCGGTCGCGATCTGCGGCGCCTCGGCCGCCATGGCGATCGCGGCGGTGCTGCCGCGCCACGAGCGGTCGGAACGCGACCTCGTCTTCACCGTGCTGTCGGTCACGATGCTTTCCGCCGTGGCGATGGTCCTTTATCCGATGCTGTCCGGCTGGCTCGGTCATGACCAGCGCACCGCCGGCGTGTTCCTGGGCGGCACCATCCACGACGTGGCCCAGGTCATGGGCGCGGGCTTCACCGTGGGGCCCGAGGCGGGCGAGACGGCGGCGCTGGTCAAGCTGATCCGGGTGTCGATGCTGGCGCCGGTGGTGCTGGTCTTCTCGCTGGCGATCAGGTCCCGGCAATCCGCGGGGCGCGGGACGGATGCGCGACCGCCGCTTCTGCCCGGCTTCGTGGTCGGGTTCCTGGCGCTGGCCGCGCTGAATTCGCTGGGGCTGATCCCCGGGTCCTTGTCCGACATCGCCGCCAGCCTGTCGCGCTGGTGCCTGCTGATCGCGATCGCCGCGGTCGGGATCGGCACCTCGCTGGGCCGGATACGCGAGGTGGGGCCGAGCGCCGTTGCGCTTCTTGTCCTTGAAACCCTGTTCCTGGGCGGCTGGGTGATGACCGGCCTGCATCTGCTGAGGTGA
- a CDS encoding cytochrome c has translation MAITRSFAPRPAWGWWLCVIVAGLAVAATWFFSRSPDLQRGAALYAAHCASCHGTGLEGQPDWKIPDAEGVLPAPPHDETGHTWHHDDAMLADYIRRGGQAVLDDMGVPMTSGMPAFGDVLSKDDIAAILAFIKSRWPERMRAIQAGRNADRGLTDALSRPGREEGPLP, from the coding sequence ATGGCCATCACTCGTTCATTCGCGCCCCGGCCCGCCTGGGGGTGGTGGCTTTGCGTCATCGTCGCCGGTCTGGCCGTTGCGGCGACGTGGTTCTTCAGCCGCTCGCCCGACCTGCAGCGCGGAGCGGCGCTTTACGCCGCGCATTGTGCATCCTGTCATGGGACCGGGCTGGAAGGGCAGCCCGACTGGAAGATCCCCGATGCGGAGGGGGTCCTGCCCGCGCCTCCGCATGACGAGACCGGGCATACTTGGCATCATGACGATGCCATGCTGGCGGATTACATCCGCCGCGGCGGTCAGGCGGTGTTGGATGACATGGGGGTGCCCATGACATCTGGGATGCCCGCCTTTGGCGACGTCCTGTCGAAAGATGACATCGCCGCCATCCTTGCCTTCATCAAGTCGCGCTGGCCTGAAAGGATGCGGGCGATCCAGGCCGGACGGAACGCCGATCGGGGCCTCACCGACGCGCTTTCCAGGCCCGGACGAGAGGAAGGTCCTCTGCCCTGA
- a CDS encoding SDR family oxidoreductase: MSKSVLITGARSGMGRATALLLARSGYRVFAGVREGEAELMDAARAQGAGLTTVRLDVQDPALVREAVAQVVAQAGGIDVLVNNAGFGLLATVEDGTDDEMIRQFDVNVFGLLRVTREVLPHMRAAQGGVIINISSFLGRMGLPLLTHYNASKYAVEGITDSLRLEVGQFGIRVHSVLAGLFGTNFVRKGLVANPDTTSGDSPYRDLVGHFVPVVAAAINEGPLPQPIAEAVKAIIENEQSDIAVPVGAEAESFVPLRRSLPDKEFEQRIIETFGLPTAGAKGAAKA, from the coding sequence ATGAGCAAAAGCGTTCTGATCACCGGCGCGCGATCCGGCATGGGGCGGGCGACCGCGCTTCTTCTTGCCCGAAGCGGCTACCGCGTCTTTGCGGGCGTCCGCGAGGGCGAGGCGGAACTGATGGATGCGGCGCGGGCGCAGGGTGCCGGGCTGACGACCGTGCGGCTGGACGTGCAGGACCCGGCTCTCGTGCGCGAGGCCGTGGCGCAGGTGGTCGCACAGGCCGGCGGCATCGACGTGCTGGTGAACAACGCGGGCTTCGGGCTGCTGGCCACGGTGGAGGACGGCACCGACGACGAGATGATCCGCCAGTTCGACGTGAACGTCTTCGGCCTGCTGCGGGTGACGCGCGAGGTCCTGCCCCACATGCGCGCGGCGCAGGGCGGCGTCATCATCAACATCTCGTCCTTTCTCGGGCGCATGGGGCTGCCGCTGCTGACCCATTACAACGCCAGCAAATACGCGGTCGAGGGGATCACGGATTCCCTGCGGCTTGAGGTGGGGCAGTTCGGGATCAGGGTGCATTCCGTCCTTGCGGGCCTGTTCGGGACCAATTTCGTGCGCAAGGGGCTGGTGGCCAATCCCGACACCACATCGGGGGATTCGCCCTACCGCGACCTCGTCGGGCATTTCGTTCCCGTCGTGGCCGCCGCCATCAACGAAGGGCCGTTGCCCCAGCCCATCGCCGAGGCCGTGAAGGCGATCATCGAGAACGAGCAAAGCGACATCGCCGTGCCCGTCGGCGCCGAGGCGGAAAGTTTCGTGCCCCTGCGCCGCAGCCTGCCGGACAAGGAGTTCGAGCAGCGCATCATCGAAACCTTCGGCCTGCCGACCGCCGGGGCGAAAGGCGCGGCGAAGGCCTAG